A single region of the Rhodococcus sp. W8901 genome encodes:
- a CDS encoding class I SAM-dependent methyltransferase, with protein MQSQFDELADLYEDMAAWPFRRHLEIPNVLATLGDLTGRDVLDFGCGNGMYSRWLKEQGAGRVVGYDVSDGMLGYARTWEQNSPRGITFTSELTPDLEGQFDLVLAVYVLPYATTREELHDMCAQMARPLRPGGRLVTLPIHPDYERDPSYYERFGFRLTPIGPDVDGGQVQLDLFDPAAPENEDTVTAYVWTRQSIDDAMHISGFQLAQWVDHAQVRSPEADAAASLLRGYWEKPHAAILNCRKG; from the coding sequence ATGCAGAGCCAATTCGACGAGCTTGCCGATCTCTACGAGGACATGGCCGCCTGGCCGTTCAGAAGACATCTGGAGATTCCGAACGTGCTCGCAACACTCGGAGATCTGACGGGACGCGACGTCCTCGACTTCGGCTGCGGCAACGGGATGTACTCGCGATGGCTCAAGGAACAGGGCGCAGGCCGGGTAGTCGGCTACGACGTCTCGGACGGCATGCTCGGCTATGCGCGCACGTGGGAACAGAACAGCCCTCGCGGAATCACGTTCACTTCCGAACTGACACCCGACCTCGAAGGCCAATTCGACCTGGTATTGGCCGTCTACGTGCTGCCCTATGCCACGACACGAGAAGAACTCCACGACATGTGCGCGCAGATGGCGCGACCGCTTCGGCCCGGTGGCCGTCTGGTCACCCTTCCGATCCATCCGGACTACGAGCGCGATCCGTCGTACTACGAACGGTTCGGCTTCCGGCTCACTCCGATCGGACCCGATGTGGACGGCGGGCAGGTGCAGCTCGATCTCTTCGACCCTGCCGCCCCCGAAAACGAGGACACCGTCACTGCCTACGTCTGGACGAGGCAGAGCATCGACGACGCAATGCACATCTCGGGGTTCCAACTGGCACAGTGGGTCGATCATGCGCAGGTACGTTCCCCGGAAGCGGACGCTGCGGCGTCTCTCCTGCGCGGCTACTGGGAGAAGCCCCATGCGGCGATACTGAACTGCCGCAAGGGCTGA
- the efeB gene encoding iron uptake transporter deferrochelatase/peroxidase subunit produces the protein MSRRRLFGAVGAGAVLAGAGVAVGRLTAPEAAESTTQTVVFRGANQSGIVTPTQDRMHFVAFDVITDSRDELVTMLKKWTEMAERMTAGDDATENGAVGAGEYNPPSDTGEALDLHASKLTLTIGFGPSLFEVNGKDRFGIAGRKPAALVDLPKFTGDALEPARSGGDIAIQACADDPQVAVHAVRNLARVGFGVVAVRWSQLGFGRTSSTSTSQTTPRNLFGFKDGTRNIKAEDPSAVSEFVWVDPQDDQAWMAGGSYLVARRIRMLIEPWDRTTLHEQERVFGRTKGSGAPLGEKDEFDPLNLEAKGAGGKPVIDRDAHVRLASAEELGGIQILRRGYNFTDGTDGFGHLDAGLFFIAYCRDPQKQFVPMQQNLARNDALNEYIKHVGSAVFAVPPGVGDGGYWGSTLFEAQR, from the coding sequence GGGCCGACTGACCGCACCCGAGGCGGCCGAGTCGACCACGCAGACGGTGGTCTTCCGGGGCGCGAACCAGTCCGGAATCGTCACGCCCACACAGGATCGCATGCACTTCGTCGCGTTCGACGTCATCACCGATTCGCGCGACGAGCTGGTGACGATGCTGAAGAAGTGGACCGAGATGGCCGAGCGGATGACCGCCGGCGACGATGCCACCGAGAACGGTGCCGTCGGTGCCGGCGAGTACAACCCGCCCAGCGATACCGGCGAGGCGCTCGACCTGCACGCGTCCAAGCTCACGCTGACGATCGGGTTCGGGCCGTCGCTGTTCGAGGTGAACGGCAAGGACCGATTCGGTATCGCCGGCCGCAAGCCGGCCGCGCTGGTGGACCTGCCGAAGTTCACCGGCGACGCCCTCGAACCGGCCCGCTCCGGTGGCGACATCGCCATCCAGGCGTGCGCCGACGACCCGCAGGTCGCGGTCCACGCGGTGCGCAACCTCGCCCGCGTCGGCTTCGGTGTGGTCGCGGTGCGCTGGTCTCAGCTGGGGTTCGGTCGCACGTCGTCGACGTCCACGAGCCAGACGACGCCACGAAACCTGTTCGGATTCAAGGACGGAACCCGCAACATCAAGGCCGAGGATCCGTCGGCCGTCTCGGAGTTCGTGTGGGTGGACCCGCAGGACGATCAGGCGTGGATGGCGGGCGGCTCGTACCTCGTGGCCAGGCGCATCCGGATGCTGATCGAGCCGTGGGACCGCACCACGTTGCACGAGCAGGAGCGGGTGTTCGGACGCACCAAGGGCAGCGGCGCACCGCTCGGCGAGAAGGACGAGTTCGATCCCCTCAACCTCGAGGCCAAGGGTGCCGGTGGCAAGCCGGTGATCGACCGGGACGCCCACGTGCGTCTGGCGTCGGCCGAGGAACTGGGCGGCATCCAGATCCTGCGCCGCGGCTACAACTTCACCGACGGCACAGACGGTTTCGGCCACCTCGATGCGGGGCTGTTCTTCATCGCGTACTGCCGGGATCCGCAGAAGCAGTTCGTCCCGATGCAGCAGAACCTCGCCCGCAACGACGCGCTCAACGAGTACATCAAGCACGTCGGCTCCGCGGTGTTCGCGGTACCGCCGGGCGTCGGCGACGGCGGCTACTGGGGGTCGACGCTGTTCGAGGCGCAGCGGTAA